TGAAGTCCGCGCGCACGCACGTCGTCGGTCTCGTCGTGCCCGATGTGACGAACGCCGTCTTCACCGAGCTGTTGCACGGCGTCGAAGACGAGGCGTACCGCCTCGGTTACGTCGTGCTGCTGGCCCGGGCGGATGGTCTGCCCGAGGGCGTCGACATCATCGGACGACTGATCGGCGAGGGGCGCGTCGACGGGCTGATCGTGCAGACCGGCGACGCGATGCCCGACAGCGACATCGCCCGACTGATCGCGGGCCGCCTGCCCGTCGTCTTCGTCAACTCGATCCATCCCGAGGGGGCGGGGTCGGTCGTCCTCGATGACGAGCGCGGTGCGGGCATCGCCGTCGATCATCTCGTGGGTCTCGGTCACCGCCGTATCGCGCTCGTCGGAGGCCTCGCCTCGTCCGACACGGCGCGCCGCCGCGAGATCGGATTCCGCGCCGCGATGGAGCGGGCGGGCCTCGAGGTCGGCGACCACGATGTCACGCGCCTCGGGTACGAACCCGAACGGGGTGCGGAGGCCTTGACCCGCCTGTGGACGGGGGAGGGACGGCCGAGCGCCGTCGTCGTCGCGAACGTCAACGCCGCGTACGGTGTGCTCACCGCAGCGCACCGCCTGGGGGTGAGTGTGCCCGAGGATCTGTCCGTGGTGGCGATCCACGACGCATGGACGGCCGAACATTCGTGGCCGCCCCTCACGACGGTCCGGATGCCGCTGCGCGAGCTGGGCGCGACGGCGCTTCGGGCGATGGTCGAGAGCCTGGCGTCGGGGGCCCGCGCGGATGCCGTGGTGACCGACCCCGAACCGGTCCTCGTCGTGCGGGCATCGACGGCGGAGCCTCGCGTAAAGAACTGATCTATTGCGCCAATTCGGCGGCGATATCCGGGCTCTCGCACCTATTTCTTCCTAGTCATCGGATGAATCTGATGTAGGCTGGGAGAAAAGGAGGCGACCATGCGCACTCGTGCACTGCGGCACGGAACACCGCTCACCGAGATCGGCCTCGGCGCGGCCCAACTCGGGAACCTGTACCGCGAGACGACCGAGGCGGAGGTCGACGAGTCGGTCGACACCGCGTGGGACGGGGGCATCCGATACTTCGACACCGCCCCGCACTACGGGCTCGGTCTCTCGGAGCGACGCCTCGGCGCGCGCCTCGCGCATCGCCCGCGCGAGGAGTTCGTCATCTCGACCAAGGTCGGACGGGTGCTCGAGCCGAGCCCCGAGACCGCGCATCTGCGCGACGACGACGGGTTCGACGTCCCGCGCGACGTCGTCCGGCGGTGGGACTTCAGCCGCGACGGCATCCTGCGCTCGGTCGAGGACTCCCTCCGGCGCACGGGGCTCGACCGCTTCGACATCCTCTACCTGCACGATCCCGACGACCATTTCGCTCAGGCGTCGACCGAGGGCATCGGCGCGCTCATCGAGCTGCGCGAGCAGGGAGTGGTCTCGGCCGTCGGCGCCGGGATGAACGCGGCGGACCCGCTCGCCGAGCTCATCCGACGCTCCGACGTCGACGTCGTGATGTGCGCCGGTCGGTACACGCTCCTCGACGACTCCGCCGCCGCCGAACTGCTCCCGCTCGCCCAGGAGCGCGGCGTGGGCGTGGTGGCCGCCGGGGTGTTCAACTCCGGACTCCTCAGCGCGCCGCGCCCGCCGGCGGACGCCACCTACGACTACCAACCCGCGCCGCCCGAGCTGATCGCGCGGGCGAACGCGATCGCCGACATCAGCGAGCGCCACGGGGTGACCCTGCCCGACGTCGCGGTGGCCTTCGCCCTGCGGCATCCCGCGGTCGTCTCGGTCGTCCTCGGCGCGCGAGGACGCCGCCAGGTCGCGCAGAACCTCGATCGCGCCGCCACGCCCATTCCCGACGACCTCTGGCGCGACCTCGCCGAGGCAGACCTCATCTCCAAGGAAGACGCATGACCACGATCACCGCCGTCACCGCGCACGACGTGCGCTTTCCGACCTCGCTCAGCATGGACGGGTCGGATGCCATGAACAAGGACGGCGACTACTCCGCCGCCTACGTGGTGGTGCACACCGACGACCCGGAGCTGAAGGGCTACGGCTTCACGTTCACCATCGGCCGCGGCAACGACCTGTGCGTGGAGGCGGCGCGTCAGCGTGGACTGCCCCTCGTCGGACGCTCGGTCGAAGACGCGGTCGCAGACCTCGGGGGTGTCTACCGCGATCTCGCCTCCGACTCCCAGCTGCGCTGGCTCGGCCCCGAGAAAGGCGTCGTCCACCTCGGGATGGCGGCGGTCATGAACGCGATGTGGGATCTCGCCGCGCGGGTCGCTCAGAAGCCGCTCTGGCGCCTGCTCGCCGACATGACGCCGGAGCAGCTCGTCGATGTCGCCGACATGCGCTACCTGTCGGACGCCCTCACGCGCGACGAGGCCATCGGCATCCTCACCGAACTCGCCCCCACGCGCGCCGCGCGCATCGCCGAGCTCGAGGGCCGAGGCGGCTACCCCTGCTACACCACGAGTGCCGGCTGGCTCGGCTACAGCGACGACAAGCTGCGGCGTCTGCTGCAGGAGGCCGTCGACGAGGGGTACCGCCACGTCAAGCTCAAGGTCGGGGCGAGCCTCGACGATGACATCCGGCGCCTGCGCATCGCGCGAGAGGTGATCGGGTGGGATGCCAACCTGATGATCGATGCGAACCAGGTCTGGGACGTCCCCGAGGCGATCGAGTGGATGAGCCACCTCGCCGAGTTCAAGCCGCTGTGGATCGAAGAGCCCACGAGCCCCGACGACGTGCTGGGGCACGCCGCGGTGCGCAAGGCCGTCGCCCCGATCGGCGTCGCGACCGGCGAGCACGGGATGAACCGCGTGCTGTTCAAGCAGATGTTCCAGGCCGAGGCGATCGACTTCTGTCAGCTCGACTCCGCCCGCCTCGCGAGCGTGAACGAGATCATCGCGGTCTACCTGATGGCCGCGAAGTTCGGGGTGCCGGTCTGCCCGCACGCCGGCGGGGTCGGTCTGTGCGAGCTCGTGCAGCACCTGTCGATCTTCGACTTCGTGTGCGTCTCCGGGACGCTCGAGAACCGTGTGACCGAGTTCGTCGACCACCTGCACGAGCACTTCGTCGACCCGTGCATCGTCGAGAACGGCGCGTACGTGCTTCCCTCGTTGCCCGGCTACAGCGCCGAGATGCACGACGCCTCGGTCGCCGAGTACACCTTCCCCGAGGGAACGTACTGGGCGAGCCGGTGACGACTACCGGGCTTCGGGGTCTTCGTCCGCGTGGGCGGCGCTGAACTCCTCGACCCCCAGGAGATGGACCTGCATGCGGATGCGAGCCCGGGCCGGATCCCGACGGACGAGTTCGTCGAGGATCGCCCGGTGCTCGGCCTGCGTCTCACGCACCGAGCCGCGGTGCGTGATGGCGCGCCAGAGTCGCGCGCGGAACGTGCGGCCCACGAGCGTGTCGATGATGGCGGCCAGCGCGGGATTGCCGCTCGCGCGGGCGATGATGCGGTGGAACTCGGTGTCGGCATCGATGAACCCCTCGAGGTCCATGTCGGGCTCGTTCTCGAGGATCGTGTCGACGACCCCGAGCGTGCGGTCGAGCTGCTGCAGCTCCTCCTCGGTGAGGCGGGTGGCGGCGAGCGAGACGGTCTCGGCCTCGAGCATGCGTCGCACCGCCAGCAGGTCGGCCGCGTGGGCGGGCTGCTGGAGGTCGGCGAGGAAGCCGAGCGGGCTCAGGAGGGTGCGGGGGTCGAGCGCGGTCACGTACGTGCCGTCGCCCTGTCGCGTCTCGAGGACGCCGAGCGTCGCAAGCGCACGGACGCCCTCTCGCAGCGATCCCCGCGAGACACCGAGCTGTGCCGCCAGGTCTTTCTCGATCGGCAGGCGCGACCCGGGACCGAGCTCTCCGCGCGTCAGCATCGTCTTGATGCCGTCGATGACCACGTCCGTCTGGGAGCGCGGTGCGGAGACGAAGTCTTCGGTCATGGCGGTCAGTCTACGGACTGGAAGGATTCATCGGAGGAATTCCCCCCGTTTCTGCCGAGAGAACCCCCGTCGGTGGCGAAAACCTCCGATGATGATTGTCCGAACCCGCCCGAGGAGGCACGCATGACCTTTCCCGTGATCGACGCTCACCAGCACGTGTGGGACCCGACCCGCGCGGAGTACGACTGGCTCACGCCGGATGCCGCCCCGATCGACGGGGTGATGACCTTCGCCGACGTCGCCCCCGAGCTTCGCGCCGCCGGCGTCGACTTCACGGTGCAGGTGCAGTCGGCCGACAATCCCGAGGACACGCAGCTGATGCGCGAGTCCGCAGCGGCCCACGCGGAGGTGGCCGGCATCGTCGGGTACGCCCCGCTCGAGGATCCCGAGCGGACGGAGCGCACGCTCGCGTCGTGGGAGGGCGACCCGCTCATGGTGGGGGTGCGGACTCTCATCCACAACCAGCCCGACCCCGATTGGCTGCTGCGCCCGGAGGTCGACGCCTCGCTCGGACTCCTGGAAGAGCGTGGCCTCCCGTTCGACGTGGTCGCGGTGCTGCCGCGCCATGTCGAGATCATCCCGCTCGTCGCCGCTCGCCACCCCCGCCTGCGGATGGTGATCGACCACCTCGCGAAGCCTCCGATCGGTGTGAGCGACGGGGCGGAGTGGGGTCGTCTGATGAGTGCCGCCGCGGACAACGAGAACGTGTACGCCAAGGTGAGCGGGCTGTACTCGGCGACGGACGACGGCTCGGCCTGGACGACCGACCTCATCCGACCGTTCGTGGACCGTGCTCTCGAGATGTTCGGGCCGCAGCGGTTGATGTACGGCGGGGACTGGCCGATCTCGGTGCTTTCCGGGGGATACACCCGCGTGTGGAACGGTCTGCGCCCCCTCTTCGACGCGCTCGACCCCGACGCGCGCGAGAGGGTCCTGGGCCGCACGGCAGCCGAGTTCTACCGCTTGGACGCGGGCCGCCTGGGCCTTGGCGGCTGAACTCGATCACAATCCCAAAAATCCCTGGAAACAACAATTCATCTGATGTATCGTCGGACCTAAGCCTGAGGCCGCGCGATCAGATCAGAACGCAAACGTTTGATCAAATGCGAGTCGCGGGATAACGTTTGACCAATTCGCCCGGATCGTCACAGCTCCCGATAACCGGGCGGAGCGGCAGCTCACACAAAGGAGTGTCAATGAAGACCACACGCATCCTTGCGGCCGGTGCGGCGCTCGCCGTCGCGGCGCTCGCGCTCGCCGGGTGTTCCGGCGACGCCACGGGCGGGACGGCGACGCAGGCGCAGACCGATTCGGGCGGCAAGATCACCGTCTGGGTCGACCCGCCCCGCGTCCCCGCGGCAGAGGCGTTCCAGAAGGCGTACCCCGACATCCCCATCGACGTCGTGCAGATCGACGGCACGGTCGGCGGCAAGACGGTGAAGCAGTCGTTCGCCAACTTCGACGCGGCCGGCTCGGGCTGGCCCGACGCGATCTTCTTCCCGTCGAACGACGACATCGCCTGGGCGACCAACTCGACCAGCAACTACGCGGCCGACCTGACCGACATCATGGCCGACACCATCAAGGGCTACGACCCGGCCGTGCTGTCGTTCTGCGACATCGACGGCAAGATCCGGTGCCTGCGCAACGACGCGGCGCCCGACGTGTTCTGGTACAACAAGGCCTTCTTCGACCAGAACGGCTACACCCTGCCCACCACGTGGGAAGAGTACGGCGACCTCGCGGTCAAGATCGCCGCCGAGCACCCGGGCAAGATCAGCGGTTTCCTGGGCGACGCGTACGCGATCAACCGGTACCTGCAGGCGTCGGGCTGCCCGACGAACGACCGCGTCTCCGAGAGCGAAGCGCACATCGACCTCTCCGACGCGACCTGCACCCGGGCGACCGAGCTGCTCGACAAGATGTACAAGGGCAAGGCGCTCAGCACGCAGGGCATCTTCGACGGTGACGCGGCGACCGAGGGCCAGAACCTCGTGATGAGCCCCGGAGCGGCGTGGTGGGGCAACTACCTCTTCCGCGACACCTGGAAGATCCCGGCCGGTCAGATGACCGCGGCGGCTCCGCTGCCCTGGAAGGGCGACTCGAAGCCGTCGACCGGTAACGAGGGCGGTGGCCTCTGGGGTGCCTCGTCGCACATCACGGGCAAGGAGCTCGAGAACACGCTGACGTTCATGAAGTTCGTCGCGACCGACCCGCGTTGGCAGGTCGACCTCAGCACCGGTCTTCCCGGCTACGGACCCGTCCAGGACCAGTGGCTCGCGAAGCTCGAGGCGGACAAGTACTTCGCCGACGTGCCCACGACGCAGGCGGCGTTCAAGACCGCCCTGGGCGAAGTGCAGCCGTACTCGTACATGCTCTACGACACCGGCTCGGTGTGGACCGAGACGGTCAGCCCGACCCTCATCTCGGGCGGCACCGTGCCCGACGCCATCACCAAGTTCGGCGACGAACTCGTGAACCAGGCCAAGTCGGTCGGCTACACCGTCCAGTGAGTCCGCGGCCAGGGCGCCGGTGAGAACCGGTGCCCTGGCCCCCTGTTTTCCCCCGGAAGTCGATTCCCCAGGAAAGAAGTCATGACCGTCACCGCCACAGAAACGCTCACCACAGCCGAGCGACGCGGGGCCGTGCCCCGCCGTTCCTCGGGGCGTCGGCGCGCTCCCCACCGTGTCGAGGCCCGCGGGGCCTGGATCCTCATGGCGCCGTACGCGGCCCTGTTCCTCGTCGCCGCCGCCATCCCCATCTGCTACGCCTTCTGGATCTCGCTCCAGAAGGCACCGACCATGGTCAATCCGAAATCCGGGTTCGGCGGTCTCGACGCCTACATCACCGCCGTCACCGACTTCCGGTTCTTCGACACGTTCATCAACATCTTCACGGTCATGATCGTGTGGCTGCCGCTGATGATCGTGGGCATCGTCGGTCTCGCGCTGCTGGTGCACGCGAGCCCCGGGCGCTTCGGCGGCGCGATGCGCTTCGTGTACTTCCTGCCCGGCGCCCTCGCCGGCATCGCCAACTTCGTGCTGTGGGTGTACCTGCTCAACCCCTCCATCTCCCCGATCGCGTTCCTCTGGCAGGGCATGGGGGTCGACAACCTCAAAGAGGTCACCACCACCGAGAACCTGCCCTGGATCCTCACCGCCATGCTGTTCTTCCAGGGCGTCGGAACCTGGATCGTCATCGTCAACGGGGGCCTGAACGGCATCGCCGAGGAGGTCTTCGAGGCGGCCAAGATCGACGGGGCAAACTCGTGGCAGCTCGCGTGGAACATCAAGCTCCCGCTCATCCGCCCCTGGATCGGCTACGCCGCGCTGATGAACCTCGCCTACGGCTTCCAGCTGTTCCTCGAGCCCTACCTGCTGCGGCAGATCTCGTCGGGATCGGTGGATGCCGAGTGGGCACCGACGCAGCTCGGGTACGCCTTCGCCTTCACCAACCGCAACTTCCCGGCCGCCGCGGCGATGTCGATCATCCTGCTGGTGATCACTCTCGCGATCGGCATGTTCATCGTGTTCAAGAGCGGCCTGTTCGGCGAAGAGGAGAAGTCCCAGTGAGCGTCGCAACCCGCACCCCGTCCGGCAACAAGGCCCCGTCGACGCGCTGGAGCGTCGGTCGTGTGTCGCGCATCACGGTGATGCTCGTCGTCGCCGCGATGTTCGTCATCCCCATCGTCGGCTTCATCGCGATGGCCTTCCGCGATCAGGACAACGTCGCTGCGGGAAGCGACGGCTTCCTCGGGCTCGGCGGCCTCTCCTGGGACCACGTGGTCTACAGCTGGTCGCAGATCACCGGTTTCGGCCCCTCGGGTGGCGGCCTCTTCCAGCGGTGGATCCTCAACTCCCTGATCCTCGCGGTGGCCGGCGGCATCCTGGCTCTG
This portion of the Microbacterium testaceum StLB037 genome encodes:
- a CDS encoding LacI family DNA-binding transcriptional regulator — translated: MVRLSDVAARAGVSVSAVSRVLSDAPNTRVSETTRRRIHEAAAELGYRPNFAARALKSARTHVVGLVVPDVTNAVFTELLHGVEDEAYRLGYVVLLARADGLPEGVDIIGRLIGEGRVDGLIVQTGDAMPDSDIARLIAGRLPVVFVNSIHPEGAGSVVLDDERGAGIAVDHLVGLGHRRIALVGGLASSDTARRREIGFRAAMERAGLEVGDHDVTRLGYEPERGAEALTRLWTGEGRPSAVVVANVNAAYGVLTAAHRLGVSVPEDLSVVAIHDAWTAEHSWPPLTTVRMPLRELGATALRAMVESLASGARADAVVTDPEPVLVVRASTAEPRVKN
- a CDS encoding aldo/keto reductase → MRTRALRHGTPLTEIGLGAAQLGNLYRETTEAEVDESVDTAWDGGIRYFDTAPHYGLGLSERRLGARLAHRPREEFVISTKVGRVLEPSPETAHLRDDDGFDVPRDVVRRWDFSRDGILRSVEDSLRRTGLDRFDILYLHDPDDHFAQASTEGIGALIELREQGVVSAVGAGMNAADPLAELIRRSDVDVVMCAGRYTLLDDSAAAELLPLAQERGVGVVAAGVFNSGLLSAPRPPADATYDYQPAPPELIARANAIADISERHGVTLPDVAVAFALRHPAVVSVVLGARGRRQVAQNLDRAATPIPDDLWRDLAEADLISKEDA
- a CDS encoding L-fuconate dehydratase gives rise to the protein MTTITAVTAHDVRFPTSLSMDGSDAMNKDGDYSAAYVVVHTDDPELKGYGFTFTIGRGNDLCVEAARQRGLPLVGRSVEDAVADLGGVYRDLASDSQLRWLGPEKGVVHLGMAAVMNAMWDLAARVAQKPLWRLLADMTPEQLVDVADMRYLSDALTRDEAIGILTELAPTRAARIAELEGRGGYPCYTTSAGWLGYSDDKLRRLLQEAVDEGYRHVKLKVGASLDDDIRRLRIAREVIGWDANLMIDANQVWDVPEAIEWMSHLAEFKPLWIEEPTSPDDVLGHAAVRKAVAPIGVATGEHGMNRVLFKQMFQAEAIDFCQLDSARLASVNEIIAVYLMAAKFGVPVCPHAGGVGLCELVQHLSIFDFVCVSGTLENRVTEFVDHLHEHFVDPCIVENGAYVLPSLPGYSAEMHDASVAEYTFPEGTYWASR
- a CDS encoding FadR/GntR family transcriptional regulator — protein: MTEDFVSAPRSQTDVVIDGIKTMLTRGELGPGSRLPIEKDLAAQLGVSRGSLREGVRALATLGVLETRQGDGTYVTALDPRTLLSPLGFLADLQQPAHAADLLAVRRMLEAETVSLAATRLTEEELQQLDRTLGVVDTILENEPDMDLEGFIDADTEFHRIIARASGNPALAAIIDTLVGRTFRARLWRAITHRGSVRETQAEHRAILDELVRRDPARARIRMQVHLLGVEEFSAAHADEDPEAR
- a CDS encoding amidohydrolase family protein; the protein is MTFPVIDAHQHVWDPTRAEYDWLTPDAAPIDGVMTFADVAPELRAAGVDFTVQVQSADNPEDTQLMRESAAAHAEVAGIVGYAPLEDPERTERTLASWEGDPLMVGVRTLIHNQPDPDWLLRPEVDASLGLLEERGLPFDVVAVLPRHVEIIPLVAARHPRLRMVIDHLAKPPIGVSDGAEWGRLMSAAADNENVYAKVSGLYSATDDGSAWTTDLIRPFVDRALEMFGPQRLMYGGDWPISVLSGGYTRVWNGLRPLFDALDPDARERVLGRTAAEFYRLDAGRLGLGG
- a CDS encoding ABC transporter substrate-binding protein, giving the protein MKTTRILAAGAALAVAALALAGCSGDATGGTATQAQTDSGGKITVWVDPPRVPAAEAFQKAYPDIPIDVVQIDGTVGGKTVKQSFANFDAAGSGWPDAIFFPSNDDIAWATNSTSNYAADLTDIMADTIKGYDPAVLSFCDIDGKIRCLRNDAAPDVFWYNKAFFDQNGYTLPTTWEEYGDLAVKIAAEHPGKISGFLGDAYAINRYLQASGCPTNDRVSESEAHIDLSDATCTRATELLDKMYKGKALSTQGIFDGDAATEGQNLVMSPGAAWWGNYLFRDTWKIPAGQMTAAAPLPWKGDSKPSTGNEGGGLWGASSHITGKELENTLTFMKFVATDPRWQVDLSTGLPGYGPVQDQWLAKLEADKYFADVPTTQAAFKTALGEVQPYSYMLYDTGSVWTETVSPTLISGGTVPDAITKFGDELVNQAKSVGYTVQ
- a CDS encoding carbohydrate ABC transporter permease; its protein translation is MTVTATETLTTAERRGAVPRRSSGRRRAPHRVEARGAWILMAPYAALFLVAAAIPICYAFWISLQKAPTMVNPKSGFGGLDAYITAVTDFRFFDTFINIFTVMIVWLPLMIVGIVGLALLVHASPGRFGGAMRFVYFLPGALAGIANFVLWVYLLNPSISPIAFLWQGMGVDNLKEVTTTENLPWILTAMLFFQGVGTWIVIVNGGLNGIAEEVFEAAKIDGANSWQLAWNIKLPLIRPWIGYAALMNLAYGFQLFLEPYLLRQISSGSVDAEWAPTQLGYAFAFTNRNFPAAAAMSIILLVITLAIGMFIVFKSGLFGEEEKSQ